The following are encoded together in the Nocardioides sp. Arc9.136 genome:
- a CDS encoding ATP-binding protein has protein sequence MTAEHQARERLEAAERLTGATLDTAACVILVTDTDGRIVRVNAATTAITGYGEEELLGRPVWDTPVSPSGTHDIEALFVWPNRSGQPVIRERDLVTRDGRRLRMVWNNNVVRDEHGTATYAVMTGVDVTGERTSAGLVTHLMQAAITTALIGLDVRGRVTVLGSGAAHLLGLDPHAAVGGPLAELLDPGELRERTGTVDPEAAFAVLAATLGAGGESAARDWTWVSRGGQRRVVSMTLSTTTDAFGDHVGYLVVGRDVTEQRESRELLVAALEKERHAVERLRSLDDAKNEFVSTVSHELRTPVTSIVGYTEMLQDGDPVEPHPQQLRLLDSISRNGQRLIALCDDLLALSGLDAGTTTWQREELDLAAVVPAVEESVRPLLGGRRLDVTWHAGPGPVPVSGDRAQLERVVLNLVGNAVKFTEDGGTVTCRVHRDAGEAVLEVADSGIGIPRSEQDGLFEKFFRSTTAQQRAIQGTGLGLSIVAAIVAAHGGRISVDSEHLQGTTFTVRLPLAA, from the coding sequence GTGACCGCCGAGCACCAGGCGCGGGAGCGGCTGGAGGCCGCCGAGCGGCTGACGGGCGCGACCCTGGACACCGCCGCGTGCGTCATCCTCGTCACCGACACCGACGGCCGGATCGTGCGGGTCAACGCCGCCACGACCGCGATCACCGGGTACGGCGAGGAGGAGCTGCTCGGCCGCCCCGTGTGGGACACCCCCGTGTCGCCGTCGGGGACCCACGACATCGAGGCGCTCTTCGTCTGGCCGAACCGGTCGGGACAGCCGGTCATCCGGGAGCGGGACCTGGTGACCCGGGACGGCCGGCGCCTGCGGATGGTGTGGAACAACAACGTCGTGCGCGACGAGCACGGCACGGCGACGTACGCCGTGATGACCGGCGTCGACGTCACCGGCGAGCGCACGAGCGCCGGGCTCGTCACGCACCTGATGCAGGCGGCGATCACCACGGCGCTCATCGGCCTCGACGTGCGGGGCCGGGTCACGGTGCTCGGGTCCGGTGCCGCCCACCTGCTCGGGCTGGACCCGCACGCGGCGGTCGGAGGACCGCTCGCCGAACTGCTCGACCCCGGCGAGCTGCGGGAGCGGACCGGCACCGTCGACCCGGAGGCCGCCTTCGCGGTCCTGGCCGCCACGCTCGGGGCGGGCGGGGAGTCCGCCGCGCGGGACTGGACCTGGGTCTCCCGGGGCGGCCAGCGCCGCGTGGTCTCGATGACGCTGAGCACGACCACCGACGCCTTCGGCGACCACGTCGGCTACCTGGTCGTCGGCCGCGACGTCACCGAGCAGCGGGAGAGCCGGGAGCTGCTCGTCGCCGCGCTGGAGAAGGAGCGGCACGCGGTCGAGCGGCTGCGGTCCCTCGACGACGCGAAGAACGAGTTCGTCTCCACCGTCTCCCACGAGCTGCGCACCCCGGTGACCAGCATCGTCGGCTACACCGAGATGCTCCAGGACGGCGACCCGGTCGAGCCGCACCCCCAGCAGCTGCGGCTCCTGGACAGCATCAGCCGCAACGGCCAGCGCCTCATCGCCCTGTGCGACGACCTGCTGGCGCTCTCGGGGCTCGACGCCGGCACCACGACGTGGCAGCGCGAGGAGCTCGACCTGGCCGCGGTCGTGCCGGCCGTCGAGGAGTCGGTCCGCCCCCTGCTGGGCGGGCGGCGCCTCGACGTCACCTGGCACGCCGGCCCCGGGCCGGTCCCGGTCAGCGGCGACCGGGCGCAGCTCGAGCGCGTCGTGCTGAACCTGGTCGGCAACGCGGTGAAGTTCACCGAGGACGGTGGCACCGTGACCTGTCGCGTGCACCGCGACGCCGGGGAGGCGGTGCTCGAGGTGGCCGACTCCGGCATCGGCATCCCGCGGTCGGAGCAGGACGGGCTCTTCGAGAAGTTCTTCCGCTCCACGACCGCCCAGCAGCGCGCCATCCAGGGCACCGGCCTGGGCCTGTCCATCGTCGCCGCCATCGTCGCCGCGCACGGCGGCCGGATCAGCGTCGACTCCGAGCACCTGCAGGGGACGACGTTCACCGTCCGGCTCCCGCTCGCGGCCTGA
- the leuA gene encoding 2-isopropylmalate synthase, with protein MPFERYRAFPPVDLPDRTWPSQTITQAPRWLSTDLRDGNQALIDPMSPARKMQMFDLLVKMGYKEIEVGFPAASETDYSFVRQLIEGDRIPDDVTISVLTQAREDLIERSVQSLVGVPRANIHLYNAVAPLFRRVVFRASTDEIKDIAVRGTNAVMKNIESYLDATVIGYEYSPEIFTATELPFSAEVCEAVTDVWQPEDGREIILNLPATVEMATPNVYADQIEWFSRQLTRREHTVISLHPHNDRGTAVAATELAMMAGADRVEGCLFGHGERTGNVCLVTLGMNLFSQGIDPQIDFSDIDEVRRTVEYCTQLPVHPRHPYAGDLVYTAFSGSHQDAIKKGLEDLERQASEQGVPVEQLPWEAPYLPIDPHDVGRSYEAVIRVNSQSGKGGVAYVLKNEHKLDLPRRAQIEFSRVIQERTDAEGGEMTAEAIWEVFQAEYLTRETPLRLETVHSSSAAGEKDRLTIEVQVEGERRTLEGTGNGPIAAFVEVVNGLGLAQERGWDVRVLDYAEHALSAGGDAYAAAYVECAVGDQVLWGIGVDHNIVTASLKAVTSAVNRA; from the coding sequence ATGCCGTTCGAGCGCTACCGTGCCTTCCCGCCGGTCGACCTGCCCGACCGCACCTGGCCCTCGCAGACGATCACCCAGGCGCCGCGCTGGCTCTCCACCGACCTGCGCGACGGCAACCAGGCCCTGATCGACCCGATGAGCCCTGCGCGCAAGATGCAGATGTTCGACCTGCTCGTGAAGATGGGCTACAAGGAGATCGAGGTCGGCTTCCCGGCTGCCTCGGAGACCGACTACTCCTTCGTCCGCCAGCTGATCGAGGGCGACCGGATCCCCGACGACGTCACGATCTCGGTGCTGACCCAGGCCCGCGAGGACCTGATCGAGCGCAGCGTGCAGTCGCTGGTCGGGGTGCCGCGCGCCAACATCCACCTCTACAACGCGGTCGCGCCGCTCTTCCGCCGCGTGGTGTTCCGCGCGAGCACCGACGAGATCAAGGACATCGCGGTCCGCGGCACCAACGCGGTGATGAAGAACATCGAGAGCTACCTCGACGCCACGGTGATCGGCTACGAGTACAGCCCCGAAATCTTCACCGCGACCGAGCTGCCGTTCTCGGCCGAGGTGTGCGAGGCGGTCACCGACGTGTGGCAGCCCGAGGACGGTCGCGAGATCATCCTCAACCTGCCGGCGACCGTCGAGATGGCGACGCCCAACGTCTACGCCGACCAGATCGAGTGGTTCTCCCGCCAGCTGACCCGGCGTGAGCACACCGTCATCTCGCTGCACCCGCACAACGACCGCGGCACCGCGGTCGCCGCCACCGAGCTGGCGATGATGGCCGGCGCCGACCGCGTCGAGGGCTGCCTGTTCGGGCACGGCGAGCGGACCGGCAACGTGTGCCTGGTGACCCTCGGCATGAACCTGTTCAGCCAGGGCATCGACCCGCAGATCGACTTCAGCGACATCGACGAGGTGCGCCGCACGGTCGAGTACTGCACCCAGCTGCCGGTGCACCCGCGGCACCCCTACGCCGGCGACCTGGTCTACACGGCGTTCTCCGGGTCCCACCAGGACGCGATCAAGAAGGGGCTGGAGGACCTCGAGCGCCAGGCCTCCGAGCAGGGCGTCCCGGTCGAGCAGCTGCCGTGGGAGGCGCCGTACCTGCCGATCGACCCGCACGACGTCGGGCGCTCCTACGAGGCCGTCATCCGGGTCAACAGCCAGTCCGGCAAGGGCGGCGTGGCCTACGTGCTGAAGAACGAGCACAAGCTCGACCTGCCGCGCCGCGCGCAGATCGAGTTCAGCCGGGTCATCCAGGAGCGCACCGACGCCGAGGGCGGCGAGATGACCGCCGAGGCGATCTGGGAGGTCTTCCAGGCCGAGTACCTCACCCGCGAGACCCCGCTGCGGCTCGAGACGGTGCACAGCTCCTCGGCCGCGGGTGAGAAGGACCGGCTCACCATCGAGGTGCAGGTCGAGGGCGAGCGGCGCACGCTCGAGGGCACCGGCAACGGTCCCATCGCGGCGTTCGTCGAGGTCGTCAACGGCCTCGGGCTGGCCCAGGAGCGTGGCTGGGACGTCCGCGTCCTGGACTACGCCGAGCACGCCCTCTCCGCCGGCGGCGACGCCTACGCCGCGGCGTACGTCGAGTGCGCCGTGGGCGACCAGGTGCTCTGGGGCATCGGCGTCGACCACAACATCGTCACCGCCTCCCTGAAGGCCGTCACCAGCGCCGTCAACCGCGCCTGA
- a CDS encoding MASE1 domain-containing protein, whose translation MTRPAARGDRRTLGWSWTALLLVATTVAGWLAIELSPEGFPVASWWPGAGLAAALVALSPLRRAPLLTVAIALATLLANLVAGRGGDLAGAFAVVNALGALAAGLVLKGLRDHVPGLSAHDDFVRLVLAGVAGAVVAVGATAAVEATVGGSSVGTAPLVLFSHLSAVLVVTPIALARRRGHRTGSDLEALLQGGATLLVAALVLGVDRSLALSIAPLPLLVWGALRLSVRTVAWELGLFALLNTVATSQGHGPFGHAYADGDVGPLEVAALSQGYLVCAVLITLPLAIAVQQRHTPPGAGQCRRGTVPPQLHRVAARHAAAARARRPAARGRAQRPRGGRPGRRPVRPARAAPGRGARGAGAAGRRGPRPAGRAAGGLDRVVPGPRPAGRPRGGGPRAPVRRRRRTLSSPPRSST comes from the coding sequence GTGACCAGACCCGCGGCCCGGGGAGACCGGCGAACGCTCGGCTGGTCGTGGACCGCGCTGCTGCTCGTCGCGACGACCGTGGCGGGCTGGCTGGCGATCGAGCTCTCGCCCGAGGGATTTCCCGTCGCGAGCTGGTGGCCGGGTGCCGGCCTGGCGGCGGCCCTGGTGGCGCTCTCGCCCCTGCGCCGCGCCCCTCTGCTGACCGTGGCGATCGCACTGGCCACGCTCCTCGCGAACCTGGTTGCCGGCCGTGGCGGCGACCTCGCGGGGGCCTTCGCGGTGGTCAACGCCCTCGGCGCGCTGGCCGCCGGGCTGGTGCTCAAGGGGCTCCGCGACCATGTGCCGGGCCTGTCCGCCCACGACGACTTCGTCCGTCTCGTCCTCGCCGGGGTCGCGGGCGCCGTCGTGGCGGTGGGCGCGACGGCCGCCGTCGAGGCCACCGTGGGCGGGTCGAGCGTCGGGACCGCACCGCTGGTGCTGTTCTCGCACCTCTCGGCGGTGCTCGTCGTCACGCCCATCGCCCTCGCCCGCCGCCGCGGGCACCGCACGGGCAGCGACCTCGAGGCGCTGCTCCAGGGCGGCGCCACCCTGCTGGTCGCGGCGCTCGTGCTCGGTGTCGACCGGTCGCTCGCGCTCTCGATCGCCCCGCTGCCGCTGCTCGTCTGGGGCGCGCTCCGCCTTTCGGTGCGCACCGTCGCGTGGGAGCTGGGGCTGTTCGCGCTGCTCAACACGGTGGCGACGAGCCAGGGACACGGGCCGTTCGGCCACGCGTACGCCGACGGCGACGTCGGCCCGCTCGAGGTCGCAGCGCTCTCCCAGGGCTACCTCGTCTGCGCCGTCCTGATCACCCTCCCGCTGGCCATCGCGGTGCAGCAGCGGCACACGCCTCCTGGCGCGGGTCAGTGCCGACGAGGCACTGTTCCGCCGCAACTTCACCGAGTCGCTGCTCGGCATGCTGCTGCTGCGCGTGCACGGCGACCGGCTGCACGCGGTCGAGCTCAACGACCGCGCGGTGGCCGTCCTGGGCGGCGACCGGTCCGCCCTGCTCGAGCGGCCCCTGGACGAGGTGCTCGCGGCGCCGGAGCCGCTGGCCGCCGTGGTCCGCGACCTGCTGGCCGGGCGGCGGGAGGGCTGGACCGGGTCGTGCCTGGTCCCCGACCGGCCGGGCGCCCGCGTGGAGGTGGCCCTCGTGCTCCTGTCCGGCGCCGGCGACGAACGCTGTCCTCTCCGCCCAGGTCCTCGACGTGA
- a CDS encoding metal ABC transporter ATP-binding protein, translating into MSPSHPSGTPVVELHDGAVAIGGRPILRHVDLTVRQGEFVTLLGPNGSGKSTLVRALTGLRPLTLGSLRLFGTPLESFRDWHRLGFVPQRSSAASGVPASVAEVVASGRLTRRRLLRPAGRADRAAVASALELVGLSDRARDSVATLSGGQQQRVLIARALAGEPDLFFLDEPTAGVDLPNQQALAAALGALSATGSTVVLVTHELGPLAPLVDRTVVLRDGRVVYDGAPLQLDDAHGHHHPSPRRTDHHPGVVAPLDRSGEDVSW; encoded by the coding sequence TTGAGCCCCTCGCACCCGTCCGGCACCCCGGTCGTCGAGCTGCACGACGGCGCGGTCGCCATCGGCGGCCGGCCGATCCTGCGGCACGTCGACCTCACGGTCCGGCAGGGCGAGTTCGTGACGCTGCTCGGCCCCAACGGCTCCGGCAAGTCCACGCTGGTGCGCGCGCTGACCGGGCTGCGCCCGCTGACCCTGGGCTCGCTGAGGCTCTTCGGCACGCCGCTGGAGTCCTTCCGCGACTGGCACCGGCTCGGCTTCGTGCCGCAGCGCTCGAGCGCGGCGAGCGGCGTGCCGGCCTCGGTCGCCGAGGTCGTGGCCTCCGGCCGGCTGACCCGCCGGCGGCTGCTGCGCCCGGCCGGGCGGGCGGACCGCGCGGCCGTCGCGTCCGCCCTCGAGCTCGTCGGGCTCTCCGACCGCGCCCGGGACAGTGTCGCCACCCTCTCCGGCGGCCAGCAGCAGCGCGTGCTCATCGCGCGGGCCCTGGCGGGCGAGCCGGACCTGTTCTTCCTCGACGAGCCGACCGCGGGCGTCGACCTGCCCAACCAGCAGGCGCTCGCCGCGGCCCTCGGCGCCCTCTCGGCGACCGGCAGCACCGTCGTGCTCGTCACCCACGAGCTCGGTCCGCTCGCGCCGCTCGTCGACCGCACCGTGGTCCTGCGCGACGGCCGGGTGGTGTACGACGGCGCCCCGCTGCAGCTCGACGACGCCCACGGCCACCACCACCCCAGCCCCCGGCGCACCGACCACCACCCCGGCGTGGTGGCCCCGCTCGACCGGTCCGGAGAGGACGTGTCCTGGTGA
- a CDS encoding cell wall metabolism sensor histidine kinase WalK: MLVVLVLLAVTFLSRGRLPLRAVEAVLVLDIAAVGLARLSPDGGSGLLVVLPALWLGRLLGRRGAAVAGVATVLLVTVPGLLYTGAEGIFLSRSVSIPVVAVIASLAIAGGMEQVGRAMETVEHQRRVSDATLDTVDVGLVLLDRRGGYVGLNRRHRDFMALAYPGGHSGRAGQVGEVLDSDGTTPLAAEQMPTYRAAQGEEFDDCRIWVGRDPLTRRALSVSARSVRDERGTFAGAALAYKDVTDFMRAMEVKDEFVASVSHELRTPLTSIVGYVQMLLEDGELDPVAVRQLQVVDRNAQRLLRLITDLLDTAQIDAGPVALTRAPCDLAQLVRACVDAARPAYRAAGIRLEVHAPAALATLLDGQRIEQVVDNLLTNAMKYSSRGTEVCVELVVQDGRAVLSVRDQGIGISAADRDRLFTRFFRSRDAEDRSIQGVGLGLSITRGIVEAHGGRIEVDSQLGAGSTFRVRLPVAA; encoded by the coding sequence GTGCTGGTGGTCCTGGTCCTCCTCGCGGTCACGTTCCTCAGCCGGGGCCGGCTGCCGCTGCGCGCGGTCGAGGCGGTCCTCGTGCTCGACATCGCCGCCGTCGGGCTCGCCCGGCTGAGCCCCGACGGTGGTTCGGGCCTCCTGGTCGTGCTGCCGGCGCTCTGGCTCGGGCGGTTGCTGGGACGTCGTGGCGCGGCCGTCGCCGGCGTCGCGACGGTGCTCCTCGTGACGGTCCCGGGGCTCCTCTACACCGGTGCCGAGGGCATCTTCCTCAGCCGGTCGGTGAGCATCCCCGTCGTGGCGGTGATCGCCTCGCTGGCCATCGCCGGTGGCATGGAGCAGGTCGGGCGGGCGATGGAGACCGTCGAGCACCAGCGCCGGGTCTCCGACGCCACCCTCGACACCGTCGACGTCGGCCTGGTCCTCCTCGACCGCCGCGGCGGGTACGTCGGGCTCAACCGCCGCCACCGCGACTTCATGGCGCTGGCCTACCCCGGCGGCCACTCCGGCCGGGCCGGGCAGGTGGGCGAGGTGCTGGACTCCGACGGCACCACCCCGCTCGCGGCGGAGCAGATGCCGACGTACCGCGCGGCGCAGGGCGAGGAGTTCGACGACTGCCGGATCTGGGTCGGCAGGGACCCGCTGACCCGCCGCGCGCTGTCGGTCTCGGCGCGGTCGGTCCGCGACGAGCGCGGGACGTTCGCCGGCGCCGCCCTGGCCTACAAGGACGTCACCGACTTCATGCGCGCCATGGAGGTCAAGGACGAGTTCGTCGCCTCGGTCTCCCACGAGCTGCGGACGCCGCTGACCTCGATCGTGGGCTACGTGCAGATGCTGCTCGAGGACGGCGAGCTCGACCCGGTCGCGGTGCGCCAGCTGCAGGTGGTCGACCGCAACGCCCAGCGGCTGCTGCGCCTGATCACCGACCTCCTCGACACCGCCCAGATCGACGCGGGACCGGTGGCGCTGACCCGGGCGCCGTGCGACCTGGCCCAGCTGGTCCGCGCGTGCGTGGACGCCGCGCGGCCGGCGTACCGCGCCGCCGGCATCAGGCTCGAGGTGCACGCCCCCGCGGCGCTGGCGACGCTCCTGGACGGGCAGCGCATCGAGCAGGTGGTCGACAACCTGCTGACCAACGCGATGAAGTACAGCAGCCGCGGCACCGAGGTCTGCGTCGAGCTCGTCGTGCAGGACGGCCGCGCCGTGCTCAGCGTGCGCGACCAGGGCATCGGCATCTCGGCGGCCGACCGCGACCGGCTGTTCACCCGGTTCTTCCGCTCCCGCGACGCCGAGGACCGCTCCATCCAGGGCGTCGGCCTGGGGCTCAGCATCACCCGGGGGATCGTCGAGGCCCACGGCGGCCGGATCGAGGTCGACAGCCAGCTCGGCGCCGGCAGCACCTTCCGCGTCCGGCTGCCCGTCGCGGCCTGA
- a CDS encoding alpha/beta fold hydrolase yields MLVSERIGQFFVEGDSGRDRLEYTDYGAGDSWVVLVHGQLMPRRMHAPLARRLAAEGLHVVTLDLLGHGRSDRPADPLVYSVTAFAEQVLALLDHLGAAQAVVGGTSIGANVALETAVLAPERVRGLICEMPVLDNAVEAGILTFAPLLMAARFLPFTVNTVRRLTRPVPRGIVPFWAGIALDSLDQRADALAAVVHGLFFGRLAPPSSQRRRIAVPALVVGHPADPVHPAADAAMLAQELPQATFVQARSILEWRVSPERLDRAAVGFALGCWRSTGRRRRTGS; encoded by the coding sequence ATGCTGGTTTCCGAGCGGATCGGGCAGTTCTTCGTCGAGGGCGACAGCGGCCGGGACCGGTTGGAGTACACCGACTACGGCGCCGGCGACTCCTGGGTCGTGCTCGTGCACGGCCAGCTCATGCCGCGCCGCATGCACGCGCCGCTGGCCCGCCGGCTCGCCGCCGAGGGCCTGCACGTCGTCACCCTCGACCTGCTCGGCCACGGGCGGTCGGACCGGCCGGCGGACCCGCTCGTCTACTCGGTCACCGCGTTCGCCGAGCAGGTGCTCGCCCTGCTCGACCACCTCGGCGCCGCGCAGGCCGTCGTCGGCGGCACGTCCATCGGGGCGAACGTCGCGCTGGAGACGGCGGTCCTGGCCCCCGAGCGCGTCCGCGGGCTGATCTGCGAGATGCCCGTGCTCGACAACGCGGTCGAGGCCGGCATCCTCACCTTCGCGCCGCTGCTGATGGCGGCCCGCTTCCTGCCGTTCACCGTCAACACCGTGCGCCGGCTGACCCGGCCGGTGCCGCGCGGGATCGTGCCGTTCTGGGCGGGCATCGCCCTGGACTCCCTCGACCAGCGCGCGGACGCGCTCGCCGCCGTGGTCCACGGGCTGTTCTTCGGGCGGCTGGCCCCGCCGTCGAGCCAGCGCCGCCGGATCGCCGTCCCGGCGCTGGTCGTCGGCCACCCGGCCGACCCCGTCCACCCGGCTGCCGACGCCGCCATGCTGGCCCAGGAGCTGCCGCAGGCCACCTTCGTCCAGGCCCGGTCGATCCTGGAGTGGCGGGTCTCGCCGGAGCGGCTGGACCGCGCGGCGGTCGGCTTCGCGCTCGGCTGCTGGCGCTCGACGGGGCGGCGTCGTCGTACCGGCAGCTGA
- a CDS encoding Fur family transcriptional regulator, with amino-acid sequence MTEQTPLRPTRQRVAVAEALASVDDFRSAQDIHDLLGRRGDPVGLATVYRTLQRLADAGEVDLLRTEDGEAVYRRCSGTHHHHLVCRSCGATVEVEGPAVERWTRSIAAEHGFSDVSHTLEIFGTCPACR; translated from the coding sequence ATGACCGAGCAGACCCCTCTCCGGCCGACCCGCCAGCGCGTCGCCGTCGCGGAGGCCCTCGCGTCCGTCGACGACTTCCGCTCCGCCCAGGACATCCACGACCTCCTCGGCAGGCGCGGCGATCCGGTCGGGCTGGCCACGGTCTACCGCACGCTGCAGCGGCTCGCCGACGCCGGCGAGGTCGACCTGCTGCGGACCGAGGACGGCGAGGCGGTCTACCGGCGCTGCTCGGGCACGCACCACCACCACCTGGTCTGCCGCTCCTGCGGCGCGACGGTCGAGGTGGAGGGCCCGGCCGTCGAGCGCTGGACCCGCAGCATCGCCGCCGAGCACGGCTTCTCCGACGTCAGCCACACCCTGGAGATCTTCGGGACCTGCCCCGCCTGCCGCTGA
- a CDS encoding metal ABC transporter permease: MIDLLGHTFMQRALIAAFVTGLAAPVIGTYLVQRRLALLGDGLGHVAVTGVALGLLTGLAPTWTAVLVAVLGAVAIEVIRERGSTSGDLALALLFYGGLAGGVMITGLAGQTGATLNQYLFGSITSISVADIWFTLGLALVILVVGLGLLPQLFAVAQDQDFARVAGLNVRAYNLLVAVLAAVTVTIAMRTVGLLLVSALMIVPVATSQQLARSFRRTVVGAVLVGAGSAVGGLLVSAYASVRHDVSLAPGSTIVLLALACFVGTWPLGAWQRRRDRLRAPFPAEPVEGHETTDHPHDHGPACGHLAVPHDDHVDYVHDGHRHAPHDEHYDEH, translated from the coding sequence GTGATCGACCTCCTCGGCCACACCTTCATGCAGCGGGCCCTCATCGCCGCCTTCGTCACCGGCCTCGCGGCGCCGGTGATCGGCACCTACCTGGTCCAGCGGCGCCTCGCCCTCCTCGGCGACGGCCTCGGCCACGTCGCGGTCACCGGCGTCGCTCTCGGGCTGCTCACCGGCCTGGCGCCGACCTGGACCGCCGTCCTGGTGGCGGTGCTCGGCGCGGTGGCCATCGAGGTGATCCGCGAGCGCGGGAGCACCAGCGGCGACCTGGCGCTCGCGCTGCTGTTCTACGGCGGCCTGGCGGGTGGCGTGATGATCACCGGGCTCGCCGGTCAGACGGGCGCCACCCTGAACCAGTACCTCTTCGGCTCGATCACCTCCATCTCGGTCGCCGACATCTGGTTCACCCTCGGGCTGGCGCTGGTCATCCTCGTGGTCGGGCTGGGGCTGCTGCCGCAGCTGTTCGCCGTCGCCCAGGACCAGGACTTCGCCCGCGTCGCGGGGCTCAACGTGCGCGCCTACAACCTGCTGGTGGCGGTGCTGGCCGCGGTCACGGTGACCATCGCGATGCGGACCGTCGGGCTGCTGCTCGTCTCCGCGCTGATGATCGTCCCGGTGGCGACCTCCCAGCAGCTGGCGCGGTCCTTCCGCAGGACGGTCGTCGGAGCGGTCCTCGTCGGAGCGGGCTCGGCCGTCGGGGGCCTGCTGGTGTCGGCGTACGCCTCCGTGCGCCACGACGTCTCCCTCGCCCCGGGCTCCACCATCGTGCTGCTGGCGCTGGCGTGCTTCGTCGGCACCTGGCCGCTCGGTGCCTGGCAGCGCCGGCGCGACCGCCTGCGCGCGCCGTTCCCGGCCGAGCCGGTGGAGGGGCACGAGACCACCGACCACCCCCACGACCACGGTCCGGCCTGCGGCCACCTCGCGGTGCCCCACGACGACCACGTCGACTACGTGCACGACGGTCACCGGCACGCGCCGCACGACGAGCACTACGACGAGCACTGA
- a CDS encoding metal ABC transporter substrate-binding protein, which produces MNLRRRPTTAALTVGALSATLSLSGCAALTGGDDANDSGGSGEGSRTVAAALYPLAYVAERVAGDAFDVENLTSPGGEPHDLELGVRETALVSDSALLVYVDSLQPAVDAAAEENAGGDVLDAAAVVDLMPFEDEHAHEEEHAHEDHEGHEEEGADEHAEEEGHEGHDHGELDPHFWQDPLRMAELGDAVAERLAEIDPDEADTFTANADALRSDLEALDEEYVAGLADCRTSTVVTNHDAFGYLEKYGLELESIAGISPDAEPSPGALADLQDLIREDGITTVFSESLVSPKTAEVLADDAGVRTDVLDTIEGLTDDNADEDYLSLMRANLAALQEANGC; this is translated from the coding sequence ATGAATCTCCGCCGTCGTCCCACCACCGCCGCGCTCACCGTCGGCGCGCTGTCCGCGACTCTGTCCCTCAGCGGCTGCGCCGCCCTCACCGGCGGGGACGACGCGAACGACTCGGGCGGCTCGGGCGAGGGCTCGCGCACGGTCGCGGCCGCGCTCTACCCCCTGGCGTACGTCGCCGAGCGGGTGGCGGGCGACGCCTTCGACGTCGAGAACCTCACCTCCCCCGGCGGGGAGCCGCACGACCTCGAGCTCGGCGTCCGCGAGACCGCGCTGGTCAGCGACTCCGCCCTCCTCGTGTACGTCGACTCCCTCCAGCCCGCCGTCGACGCCGCGGCCGAGGAGAACGCCGGTGGCGACGTGCTCGACGCCGCGGCCGTCGTCGACTTGATGCCGTTCGAGGACGAGCACGCGCACGAGGAAGAGCACGCCCACGAGGACCACGAGGGGCACGAGGAGGAGGGCGCGGACGAGCACGCCGAGGAGGAGGGGCACGAGGGCCACGACCACGGCGAGCTCGACCCGCACTTCTGGCAGGATCCCCTGCGGATGGCCGAGCTCGGTGACGCCGTCGCCGAGCGCCTGGCCGAGATCGACCCGGACGAGGCCGACACCTTCACCGCCAACGCGGACGCGCTCCGCTCCGACCTCGAGGCGCTCGACGAGGAGTACGTCGCGGGGCTCGCCGACTGCAGGACGTCGACGGTCGTCACCAACCACGACGCGTTCGGCTACCTGGAGAAGTACGGCCTGGAGCTGGAGTCGATCGCCGGCATCTCCCCCGACGCCGAGCCCAGCCCCGGCGCCCTCGCCGACCTGCAGGACCTGATCCGCGAGGACGGGATCACCACGGTCTTCTCCGAGTCGCTGGTGAGCCCGAAGACCGCCGAGGTGCTGGCCGACGACGCCGGCGTGCGCACCGACGTGCTGGACACCATCGAGGGCCTGACCGACGACAACGCGGACGAGGACTACCTTTCCCTCATGCGCGCCAACCTCGCCGCCCTGCAGGAGGCGAACGGCTGTTGA
- a CDS encoding flavodoxin family protein, whose product MPTLLIVHHAPTPGVRALADAVVAGAHDDAIEGVDVVVRAALEATAADVLGADGYLLGTPANFGYMSGALKHFFDTIFLEAGGALTDDGGAAASAGEAKPFGLWVHGRYDTTGAVRSVLSIVGALPWRQSAAVLEVLGDVGGAERDAAYELGGTVAALLDG is encoded by the coding sequence GTGCCGACCCTCCTCATCGTCCACCACGCGCCGACCCCGGGCGTCCGTGCACTCGCGGACGCGGTCGTGGCCGGCGCGCACGACGACGCGATCGAGGGCGTGGACGTCGTGGTGCGAGCCGCCCTCGAGGCGACGGCCGCCGACGTCCTGGGCGCGGACGGCTACCTGCTCGGCACGCCGGCGAACTTCGGGTACATGTCGGGCGCGCTCAAGCACTTCTTCGACACGATCTTCCTCGAGGCCGGCGGAGCGTTGACCGACGACGGCGGCGCCGCCGCGAGCGCCGGCGAGGCCAAGCCGTTCGGGCTGTGGGTGCACGGCCGCTACGACACCACGGGCGCGGTGCGGTCGGTCCTCTCGATCGTCGGGGCACTCCCCTGGCGCCAGTCCGCGGCGGTCCTCGAGGTCCTCGGCGACGTGGGCGGGGCGGAGCGGGACGCGGCGTACGAGCTCGGCGGCACGGTGGCGGCGCTGCTCGACGGGTGA